The Triticum aestivum cultivar Chinese Spring chromosome 7B, IWGSC CS RefSeq v2.1, whole genome shotgun sequence genome window below encodes:
- the LOC123161502 gene encoding transmembrane protein 18 codes for MAASSSSPAAAAVGRAVEEVRSALNEHADVVAELFGRVSTELRGGFGPAVDSFVGFFHAVDWKEPWLIGMISFHAILLLVTIISRRNINFQLILSALTFSGVFLAEKLNTFLGQNWKSFSSQNYFDPQGLFISVMWSGPLLLITILILVNTLVTLCMLMVRWKRAELKHRAREARSKQE; via the exons ggcggttgggcgaGCGGTGGAGGAGGTGCGTTCGGCGCTGAACGAGCACGCTGACGTGGTGGCCGAGCTCTTCGGCCGCGTCTCCACCGAGCTCCGCGGCGGGTTCGGCCCCGCCGTCGACTCCTTCGTCGGCTTCTTCCACGCCGTCGACTGGAAG GAACCTTGGTTGATCGGCATGATAAGTTTCCATGCCATTCTGCTACTGGTAACCATCATCTCCAGGAGGAACATCAATTTCCAACTTATCTTGTCAGCCTTAACAT TTTCTGGTGTATTCCTTGCCGAGAAACTAAACACGTTCTTAGGACAAAACTGGAAGAGCTTCTCAAGCCAGAATTACTTTGATCCCCAAGGCCTCTTCATCTCGGTCATGTGGTCCGGTCCCTTGCTCCTGATTACGATACTTATTCTG GTGAACACCCTTGTGACACTCTGCATGCTCATGGTAAGGTGGAAAAGGGCCGAGCTCAAGCACCGTGCTCGCGAGGCCCGCAGCAAGCAGGAGTGA